One Pseudoalteromonas sp. UG3-2 DNA window includes the following coding sequences:
- the fliJ gene encoding flagellar export protein FliJ: protein MAGNKLNLLLKLEQDKEEQLKANFAQAQQHLSINQQKLAGLNDFRLEYTTQLHGKAQAGLSSGGFNQYHNFINKIEQAITQQSSTVNTAKQVVEQRRKLWLEQQAKTKAIEKLIEKQQLAYQAKLAKAEQKMLDEFATNQFVRRPSAW, encoded by the coding sequence ATGGCCGGCAATAAACTGAATCTTTTGCTTAAGCTTGAACAGGATAAAGAAGAGCAACTAAAAGCCAACTTTGCTCAGGCACAACAACATCTGTCTATTAACCAACAAAAGTTGGCCGGGCTCAATGACTTTAGGTTGGAATACACCACACAGCTTCATGGTAAGGCTCAAGCGGGTTTAAGCAGTGGCGGTTTTAATCAATATCACAATTTCATTAATAAGATAGAGCAAGCGATCACTCAGCAAAGCAGCACAGTGAACACCGCCAAGCAGGTAGTAGAGCAGCGCCGTAAGCTATGGCTAGAGCAACAAGCCAAAACCAAGGCCATTGAAAAGCTGATTGAGAAACAACAATTAGCATATCAAGCAAAGCTAGCCAAAGCAGAACAGAAAATGCTGGATGAGTTTGCTACCAACCAGTTTGTCCGTAGACCATCAGCCTGGTAG
- the fliP gene encoding flagellar type III secretion system pore protein FliP (The bacterial flagellar biogenesis protein FliP forms a type III secretion system (T3SS)-type pore required for flagellar assembly.), whose translation MIKTLLFSLLLFSGFASAEGIEAINVTTNPDGSQEYSVTLQVLAIMTALSFIPAAVIMMTSFTRIIVVLAILRQAIGLQQSPSNQILLGLTLFLTLFIMAPIFSQINEQAVQPYINEELTSIQALEKAKEPMKSFMLSQTRIKDLETFAKIAGYDKLDSPEDTPFIVIIPAFVTSELQTAFIIGFMFFIPFLIVDLVVASVLMAMGMMMLSPMIVSLPFKIMLFVLVDGWSLVMGTLARSFGLGV comes from the coding sequence ATGATTAAAACGCTCCTTTTCTCACTGTTGTTATTTTCAGGCTTTGCCTCTGCCGAGGGCATTGAAGCCATTAACGTCACCACTAACCCTGACGGTAGCCAAGAGTACTCGGTAACTTTGCAGGTGCTGGCTATCATGACGGCACTGAGTTTTATACCTGCAGCAGTTATCATGATGACCTCGTTCACCCGGATCATTGTCGTCCTAGCGATTTTGCGCCAAGCCATTGGTTTACAACAGTCTCCTTCCAATCAAATTTTGCTAGGTCTAACGCTGTTTTTAACTTTGTTTATTATGGCTCCTATCTTTTCACAAATTAATGAACAAGCGGTTCAGCCATACATCAATGAAGAGCTCACTTCTATCCAGGCGCTTGAAAAAGCCAAAGAGCCAATGAAGAGCTTTATGCTATCGCAAACTCGGATTAAGGACTTAGAAACCTTCGCCAAAATTGCCGGGTACGATAAGCTTGATAGCCCAGAAGACACACCGTTTATTGTTATTATTCCAGCATTCGTGACGTCTGAATTACAAACCGCCTTTATTATCGGCTTTATGTTCTTTATCCCATTTCTCATCGTTGACTTAGTGGTAGCGAGTGTCTTGATGGCCATGGGTATGATGATGCTCTCCCCGATGATAGTCTCTTTGCCATTTAAGATTATGCTGTTTGTCTTAGTGGATGGTTGGAGCTTAGTTATGGGGACGCTGGCCAGAAGCTTCGGGTTGGGGGTTTAG
- the fliO gene encoding flagellar biosynthetic protein FliO, with product MGLSLVLVIALIVGLAFILKRLNPNIVNQKDFKVVRSISLGTKERLLVIELDNKQHLLGVTPSNINYLYQLETPLDGLNQAPFASELQKFLATKMTPANKDNKKSHD from the coding sequence ATGGGGCTATCATTGGTGTTGGTGATAGCGCTCATTGTGGGCTTGGCATTTATCCTAAAGCGCTTAAACCCCAATATTGTCAACCAAAAAGACTTTAAGGTCGTACGCAGTATTTCACTGGGCACAAAAGAAAGGTTGCTGGTTATTGAGCTTGATAATAAACAACATTTACTCGGAGTTACTCCTAGTAATATCAACTACCTCTATCAACTTGAGACGCCACTCGATGGCTTAAATCAGGCACCTTTTGCCAGTGAATTACAGAAGTTTTTGGCCACTAAGATGACCCCAGCGAATAAAGATAATAAGAAATCCCATGATTAA
- the fliI gene encoding flagellar protein export ATPase FliI, which yields MSTSAAMSERLGKYQKFIKPYGVAVAGSLTRVVGLTLEAKGLNASVGSQCKIETLGGFVDAEVIGFNQDTLYLMPNDHITGVLPGARVIPKVKEAGLPVGMSLLGRVVDGLGRPLDGLGAIEAEQHLKFAASPINPLARRPIDAPMDVGVRAINSIVTVGQGQRMGLFAGSGVGKSVLLGMMTRGSEADVIVVGLVGERGREVKEFIDEILGVEGRRRSVVVAAPADASPLMRLKGCESAITIAEYFRDQGLNVLLLLDSVTRYAMAQREIALAVGEPPATKGYPPSVFAKLPALVERAGNGGEGQGSITAFFTVLSEGDDMQDPIADAARAILDGHIVLSRELADSGHYPAIDIEKSISRVMPQVVSEAHLQQARVLKQVYSMYQQNKDMITLGAYQKGSDQMLDQAIDMMPAVNSFLQQGMKEVISYDDCLQSLAKLLGQA from the coding sequence ATGTCAACATCGGCTGCAATGAGCGAGCGACTGGGAAAGTATCAAAAGTTTATAAAACCTTATGGCGTTGCCGTCGCTGGCAGCTTGACCCGTGTAGTGGGGCTAACCCTGGAAGCCAAAGGGTTAAACGCCTCAGTGGGCAGTCAATGTAAAATAGAGACCCTAGGTGGCTTTGTCGACGCTGAAGTCATTGGCTTTAACCAAGACACCTTATACCTCATGCCCAACGATCATATTACCGGTGTGCTTCCCGGTGCGCGGGTGATCCCTAAAGTCAAAGAAGCCGGGTTACCTGTGGGTATGAGCTTATTGGGCCGAGTTGTGGATGGCTTGGGCCGACCGTTGGATGGACTGGGGGCAATCGAGGCTGAACAACATTTGAAGTTCGCTGCATCGCCTATTAACCCACTGGCGAGAAGACCTATTGATGCGCCCATGGACGTTGGTGTGCGTGCAATCAACTCAATCGTCACCGTGGGGCAAGGGCAGCGAATGGGCTTGTTTGCTGGTAGTGGTGTGGGTAAGTCTGTATTACTGGGGATGATGACTCGAGGGAGTGAGGCCGATGTCATTGTGGTTGGCTTGGTAGGTGAGCGTGGCCGTGAGGTAAAAGAGTTTATTGATGAAATTCTTGGCGTTGAAGGTCGCCGCCGCTCGGTGGTAGTAGCTGCCCCTGCAGACGCTTCACCTTTGATGCGGTTAAAAGGCTGCGAAAGCGCCATTACCATTGCAGAGTATTTTCGTGATCAAGGTCTTAACGTGTTGTTACTGCTTGATTCCGTGACACGGTATGCCATGGCACAACGTGAAATTGCTCTGGCAGTGGGTGAACCACCAGCGACGAAAGGCTATCCGCCATCTGTATTTGCAAAACTGCCGGCGCTCGTTGAACGCGCTGGTAATGGTGGTGAGGGGCAAGGTTCCATTACCGCTTTTTTCACGGTTCTCAGTGAGGGGGATGATATGCAAGATCCCATTGCTGATGCTGCTCGAGCCATTTTAGATGGTCATATTGTGCTGTCCCGCGAACTGGCCGATAGCGGCCATTATCCAGCCATTGATATTGAAAAGTCGATCAGCCGTGTTATGCCACAAGTGGTCTCTGAAGCTCACCTACAACAAGCGAGAGTACTCAAGCAGGTTTACTCTATGTATCAGCAAAATAAAGATATGATCACTTTAGGTGCCTATCAAAAAGGCAGCGACCAAATGTTAGACCAAGCCATTGACATGATGCCAGCGGTAAATAGCTTCTTGCAGCAGGGCATGAAAGAAGTGATCAGCTACGATGATTGCCTGCAGAGTCTAGCCAAATTATTAGGGCAAGCATAA
- the fliL gene encoding flagellar basal body-associated protein FliL, with translation MAEESDLEIEETGGSKKKLIIIIAAVVVILGGVAGFFLFSGSDAPPETLAEETTASEVQAEQSSSAEIGSALYVAMPRPFVFNVPGASRDRIVQIKVQLLVRGEVNEEVAKKHIPLIEGTLLSVFSTTTADELSTSAGKETLRLTALDKVQAAMEGVEGSKVIERVLFTGFVMQ, from the coding sequence ATGGCTGAAGAAAGCGATTTAGAAATAGAAGAAACCGGTGGCTCGAAGAAAAAGCTTATTATCATTATTGCTGCTGTGGTGGTTATTCTCGGCGGTGTCGCAGGGTTCTTTTTATTTTCTGGCTCAGATGCGCCACCAGAGACCTTAGCTGAAGAAACTACGGCATCAGAAGTGCAAGCTGAGCAAAGTAGTTCAGCGGAAATTGGCAGTGCCTTGTATGTTGCTATGCCGAGGCCATTTGTTTTTAATGTACCGGGCGCCAGCCGCGATAGAATCGTGCAGATTAAAGTACAACTGCTGGTGCGTGGAGAAGTAAACGAAGAAGTTGCCAAGAAGCATATTCCGCTTATCGAGGGCACACTACTAAGCGTATTTTCTACTACCACGGCCGATGAGCTGAGTACCAGCGCGGGTAAAGAAACACTGCGTTTGACCGCTTTAGATAAAGTGCAAGCGGCGATGGAAGGCGTTGAGGGTAGCAAGGTGATTGAGCGTGTGCTGTTCACCGGGTTTGTGATGCAATAA
- the flhB gene encoding flagellar biosynthesis protein FlhB, translating to MAEDSGQERTEEPTQKKIDDSKKKGQVARSKELGTTFVLMFSAIALLMYGPGIAKGLYNVMGRMLTLNRNETYDTTKMFALWGEVFGELIFPMSMFVFIIAIAGIVGNTLLGGFNFSWKAAAPKASKMSPAKGIKRMLGPQAAIELLKSILKFVLVAGCAILLINLYFDEILHLSIEQIPASIEHALEILAWMFLALSCTMIVISAIDAPYQSYNHHKQLKMTLQEVKDEYKNSEGDPQIKARIRRTQREMSQRRMMQEVPDADVVVTNPTHYSVALKYDTEKAGAPIVIAKGVDELAMQIRKIAKGNEVPIVESPILTRSLYHTTEVGDQIPEQLFTAVAQVLAYVFQLSRFQKGRGKRPTALSKDLPIPDDLKH from the coding sequence ATGGCTGAAGATTCGGGTCAAGAACGCACCGAGGAACCCACCCAGAAAAAAATTGACGACTCCAAGAAAAAGGGGCAAGTGGCACGCTCTAAAGAGCTTGGCACGACCTTCGTGCTGATGTTTTCTGCTATCGCGCTGTTAATGTATGGTCCGGGTATAGCCAAAGGGCTCTATAATGTCATGGGTCGCATGCTAACTCTCAATCGTAACGAAACCTATGACACCACCAAAATGTTTGCCCTGTGGGGCGAAGTCTTTGGTGAGTTAATTTTTCCTATGTCGATGTTCGTTTTTATTATCGCCATTGCCGGCATTGTTGGTAATACTTTATTAGGCGGCTTTAACTTTTCTTGGAAAGCTGCCGCCCCTAAAGCCAGTAAAATGTCTCCAGCTAAGGGCATTAAGCGAATGCTGGGGCCGCAAGCCGCTATCGAGCTATTAAAATCAATCTTAAAGTTTGTGCTGGTGGCAGGCTGCGCTATTTTACTGATTAATCTCTACTTCGACGAAATACTGCACCTGAGTATTGAACAGATCCCTGCCAGTATTGAGCATGCCCTAGAAATATTGGCTTGGATGTTTTTGGCCTTGAGTTGTACCATGATCGTTATTTCTGCGATTGATGCGCCGTATCAAAGTTATAATCATCATAAGCAGCTAAAAATGACGCTGCAAGAAGTCAAAGATGAATATAAAAACTCTGAGGGTGATCCACAAATTAAAGCGCGCATTCGCCGTACACAGCGCGAAATGTCCCAACGCAGAATGATGCAAGAAGTGCCTGATGCTGATGTGGTGGTGACCAACCCAACCCATTACTCAGTGGCACTAAAATACGATACTGAAAAGGCCGGCGCCCCTATTGTTATTGCCAAAGGGGTGGATGAACTGGCGATGCAAATACGAAAAATTGCCAAAGGCAACGAAGTACCTATTGTTGAGTCACCGATACTAACTCGTTCTTTATATCACACCACAGAAGTGGGCGATCAAATTCCAGAGCAATTGTTTACCGCGGTGGCACAAGTACTGGCCTATGTTTTCCAGCTGAGCCGTTTCCAAAAAGGCAGAGGCAAGCGACCGACCGCACTGAGTAAAGATTTGCCTATCCCAGATGATCTGAAGCACTAA
- the fliQ gene encoding flagellar biosynthesis protein FliQ encodes MEPEVFVDILSGALFIVIKLVAAIVVPGLLIGLVVAVFQAATSINEQTLSFLPRLIVTIVALIVGGHWFVQVLMDYFNTLVLQIPEIAG; translated from the coding sequence GTGGAACCAGAAGTATTTGTTGATATCCTAAGTGGTGCGCTATTTATTGTGATTAAACTCGTGGCAGCGATTGTCGTACCTGGCTTGCTAATTGGTTTGGTGGTGGCGGTCTTCCAAGCGGCCACTTCTATCAACGAACAAACCTTGAGCTTCTTACCGCGACTGATTGTCACCATTGTAGCGCTGATCGTTGGTGGCCATTGGTTTGTCCAAGTGCTGATGGATTATTTCAACACACTGGTACTGCAAATTCCTGAAATCGCGGGGTAA
- the fliM gene encoding flagellar motor switch protein FliM, which produces MSDLLSQDEIDALLHGVDEVEEDEAVEGEEGESSGALQYDFSSQDRIVRGRMPTLEIVNERFARHMRISLFNMMRRTAEVSINGVQMLKFGEYIHTLFVPTSLNMVRFRPLKGTGLITMEARLVFILVDNFFGGDGRYHAKIEGREFTPTERRIVQMLLKIIFEDYKEAWAPVMDVSFEYLDSEVNPAMANIVSPTEVVVISSFHIELDGGGGDFHISLPYSMLEPIRELLDAGVQSDTEDTDLRWSKALRDEIMDVEVELSSQLLEVDLSLEQVMKLQAGDVIPVEMPEHVTVFVEELPTFRAKMGRSRDNVALQISEKIKRPESVKSELHVFTKGGKKLDSDAELAELEEDLHLSEGVDLDW; this is translated from the coding sequence GTGAGCGACTTATTATCTCAAGATGAAATCGACGCGCTACTCCATGGAGTAGATGAAGTCGAGGAAGATGAAGCCGTCGAGGGCGAGGAAGGAGAAAGCTCCGGCGCCCTGCAATACGACTTCTCTTCTCAAGATAGGATTGTTCGTGGTCGCATGCCGACGCTGGAAATCGTTAATGAGCGATTTGCCCGACATATGCGAATAAGCCTATTTAATATGATGCGTCGCACCGCCGAAGTGTCGATTAATGGCGTGCAAATGCTGAAATTCGGTGAGTATATTCATACCTTATTTGTGCCAACAAGCCTCAATATGGTGCGCTTCAGACCATTAAAGGGGACTGGGCTTATCACCATGGAAGCCCGCTTGGTGTTTATTCTGGTGGATAACTTTTTTGGTGGCGACGGCCGCTATCATGCCAAAATTGAAGGCCGTGAATTTACCCCCACCGAACGCCGTATTGTACAAATGCTGTTAAAAATAATCTTTGAAGACTACAAAGAAGCATGGGCACCGGTGATGGACGTTTCTTTTGAGTATTTAGACTCTGAAGTTAACCCAGCCATGGCCAACATTGTTTCACCAACAGAGGTGGTGGTGATCAGTTCTTTTCACATTGAGCTTGACGGCGGCGGTGGCGATTTCCATATTTCTTTGCCCTATTCGATGCTGGAACCCATTCGTGAATTACTGGATGCCGGTGTACAGTCGGATACCGAAGACACGGACTTGCGTTGGAGTAAGGCGCTGCGCGATGAAATCATGGATGTTGAAGTGGAGTTATCATCCCAGTTACTGGAAGTTGACTTATCGTTAGAGCAAGTTATGAAGCTGCAAGCAGGTGATGTGATCCCGGTGGAAATGCCAGAGCACGTTACTGTGTTTGTTGAAGAGCTGCCAACCTTTAGAGCGAAAATGGGGCGCTCCCGTGACAACGTAGCACTGCAAATAAGTGAAAAGATAAAACGCCCAGAGTCGGTGAAGTCTGAGCTTCACGTGTTTACTAAAGGCGGTAAAAAGCTCGATTCTGATGCCGAGCTGGCCGAATTAGAAGAAGATCTGCACCTTTCCGAAGGGGTGGATTTAGACTGGTAA
- the fliR gene encoding flagellar biosynthetic protein FliR has product MEFTFAVIMQWLSDFLLPLVRISSMIMVMAGLGAQTVPARIKFALAVVITFAVVPVLPKSQFTDLFSFSMILVVIQELITGVAIGFGSLLLLNTFIVAGQILAMQTGLGFASVVDPANGMSVPAVGQFYLILATLLFFVYNGHLMMIQMVVYSFETFPVAGNWWSVDKFWTIVNWGGWMFSTALALALAPLTAMLIINLSFGIMTRAAPQMNIFSVGFAFTLVAGLTIIWMTLGNFLAQYEFQWLKMTELMCNLVGCTV; this is encoded by the coding sequence ATGGAGTTTACCTTTGCTGTGATCATGCAGTGGCTCAGTGACTTTTTGCTGCCACTGGTCAGAATAAGTTCAATGATTATGGTCATGGCGGGCCTCGGTGCGCAAACGGTGCCGGCGCGAATTAAGTTTGCCTTGGCCGTGGTGATCACCTTTGCAGTAGTGCCGGTCCTTCCGAAGTCACAATTTACTGATTTATTCTCTTTTTCCATGATCCTAGTGGTGATCCAAGAGCTTATCACTGGTGTGGCGATTGGCTTTGGCTCATTACTGCTACTCAACACGTTTATTGTTGCAGGCCAAATCCTGGCAATGCAAACTGGCCTTGGCTTTGCTTCCGTGGTGGATCCTGCCAACGGTATGAGTGTCCCGGCGGTGGGTCAGTTTTATTTGATTTTGGCGACATTACTGTTTTTTGTTTATAACGGCCACTTGATGATGATCCAAATGGTGGTATATAGCTTTGAGACTTTTCCTGTGGCTGGAAACTGGTGGTCAGTGGATAAATTTTGGACCATAGTGAACTGGGGCGGCTGGATGTTTTCCACCGCGCTGGCACTGGCGTTGGCGCCATTAACCGCGATGCTTATTATTAATTTGTCTTTTGGTATTATGACCCGGGCAGCGCCGCAAATGAATATTTTCTCAGTAGGCTTCGCCTTTACTTTGGTGGCCGGATTAACCATTATCTGGATGACGTTAGGGAATTTCTTAGCGCAATACGAATTCCAATGGCTAAAAATGACCGAGCTAATGTGTAACTTAGTCGGTTGTACGGTATAG
- the fliN gene encoding flagellar motor switch protein FliN, with protein MSDDQDTMDEWAAALAEAEDAESGSGEPEVAELDELQDANSSLSSDEKRKLDTILDIPVTISMEVGRSKINIRNLLQLNQGSVVELDRVAGEPLDVLVNGTLIAHGEVVVVNDKFGIRLTDVISQVERIKKLR; from the coding sequence ATGAGCGATGATCAAGATACTATGGACGAATGGGCAGCGGCTTTGGCCGAAGCGGAAGACGCTGAGTCTGGTAGTGGTGAGCCAGAAGTTGCTGAACTAGATGAGTTACAAGATGCGAATTCATCATTGTCCTCTGATGAAAAACGTAAGCTGGATACCATTTTAGATATTCCGGTTACCATTTCCATGGAAGTGGGCCGTTCTAAAATTAATATCCGCAACCTATTACAGCTAAACCAGGGCTCAGTGGTAGAACTTGACCGCGTGGCTGGTGAGCCACTCGATGTGTTGGTTAACGGCACCTTGATTGCCCACGGTGAAGTGGTTGTGGTGAACGATAAGTTTGGTATTCGTCTCACCGACGTGATAAGCCAAGTTGAGCGGATCAAGAAGTTACGCTAA
- a CDS encoding flagellar hook-length control protein FliK: MNVMLANLLQRGNSEAKSAPLDSDVEEAQSSDDFNALMAKLESVEETRQQGKLDKQLEVEKAASQLALDAKQSEQETTNGANTSTANVSEQTHQLSKLEQNATYPEQAHVKTDNTSAIATVAQAPTESHGKEANAAAEGQLLSPGTKERAATASDKVILNDASSQDKAASTAKDNDLLSQITAAKQQSTTLKAAPKEVSTAVRAALQSNSGPSKVAADESTALSNEAKQQYAEQPLSAGQQKVTSETLVQGTEGKAKQAPAVTGDNNTESTATQHSKPTKEQLQAAQKLVDEVKSKVTEQPRNEVPKPLANGLPGGQNGTAQPRPELGAGEPAKPSASDQEDTTLKNQQQTIIDLRNKADIGPISSQIQGSTKQMGVAGQAEESNATAKVSKVLNSLNPVQQKELQAVLNGDVDIYDASPSVQKAVAQLLANKNMAAVKAVNEPFKSAQSGALPANPESQNDTDMALATKPQDKPQGLIKADNGSDFISPVKQLKQDKVMTNERAYQGESEQAKVNEKAQSEKQVSEKLSEKLSDKEFNATNSQENAAVKENSKAERAPFNNIFSTTRTDAAPNAASSTEPATLNQTMKEVQQLQQSQNSSSNSAAQTKPTVDANLQQAINIARHDAAKELNQRVGMMLNLNNKQAEIRLDPPELGALQIRIKSDAEQAQVNFVVQNQQAKEMLEQSLPRLREMLAEQGIELGESHISHGQSEGQEGQSDGQGQYGSGQQGSDDEQAMASGAQQRQQRNSDSAIDYYA, encoded by the coding sequence ATGAATGTGATGCTTGCAAACCTGCTGCAGCGCGGCAATAGTGAAGCGAAAAGTGCTCCCTTAGACTCTGATGTGGAAGAGGCTCAGAGCAGTGATGACTTTAATGCGCTTATGGCAAAGCTAGAAAGCGTTGAAGAGACTCGGCAGCAAGGCAAGTTAGATAAACAGCTGGAGGTGGAAAAAGCAGCCTCACAGTTGGCTTTAGATGCAAAACAAAGCGAGCAGGAAACAACGAATGGCGCTAATACTTCAACCGCCAATGTTTCAGAGCAGACACACCAGCTAAGTAAGTTAGAGCAGAATGCCACTTATCCAGAGCAAGCGCACGTTAAAACAGATAACACCAGCGCTATTGCCACAGTAGCACAAGCGCCTACCGAGTCACATGGTAAGGAGGCCAATGCTGCAGCAGAGGGGCAGTTATTATCACCAGGAACAAAAGAGCGAGCAGCAACCGCGAGCGATAAAGTAATATTGAATGACGCAAGTTCACAAGATAAAGCAGCTAGCACTGCAAAAGATAACGACTTATTATCACAAATCACTGCAGCGAAACAGCAAAGCACAACATTAAAAGCGGCACCAAAAGAAGTATCAACGGCTGTACGTGCGGCACTGCAATCAAACAGCGGTCCATCGAAAGTAGCAGCGGATGAATCCACAGCTCTATCCAATGAAGCAAAACAGCAATACGCTGAACAACCATTATCAGCAGGCCAGCAAAAGGTTACTTCTGAGACACTAGTACAGGGGACTGAGGGCAAAGCGAAGCAGGCACCTGCAGTGACTGGCGATAACAATACCGAATCAACAGCAACACAGCATTCAAAGCCTACCAAAGAGCAACTTCAAGCGGCGCAAAAGTTGGTCGATGAAGTGAAATCTAAAGTAACAGAGCAGCCTCGTAATGAAGTGCCCAAACCTCTAGCAAATGGGCTGCCAGGGGGTCAAAATGGCACTGCTCAACCACGTCCAGAACTTGGAGCTGGTGAACCTGCTAAGCCTAGTGCGAGTGACCAAGAAGATACGACGCTAAAAAATCAACAGCAAACCATTATCGACTTGAGAAATAAAGCGGATATTGGTCCTATTTCTAGCCAGATTCAAGGCAGTACTAAGCAAATGGGGGTAGCTGGTCAAGCTGAAGAGTCTAATGCGACAGCGAAAGTGAGTAAGGTACTTAATAGTTTAAATCCAGTGCAGCAAAAAGAGCTGCAAGCGGTGTTAAATGGCGATGTCGATATTTATGATGCCTCACCTAGCGTGCAAAAGGCGGTGGCGCAGTTATTAGCCAATAAAAATATGGCTGCAGTGAAAGCGGTGAATGAACCGTTTAAGTCGGCTCAATCTGGGGCATTACCAGCAAATCCTGAATCGCAAAATGACACTGACATGGCGTTAGCAACGAAACCGCAAGATAAACCCCAGGGATTAATAAAAGCGGATAACGGCAGTGACTTTATTTCACCGGTTAAACAGTTAAAACAAGACAAAGTAATGACCAATGAGCGTGCTTATCAAGGTGAGTCTGAACAAGCCAAAGTAAACGAAAAAGCACAATCAGAAAAACAAGTAAGTGAAAAGCTATCGGAAAAGCTGAGCGACAAAGAGTTTAATGCCACCAATAGCCAAGAAAATGCAGCAGTAAAAGAGAACAGTAAAGCTGAAAGAGCGCCATTTAATAATATTTTTAGCACAACACGAACAGACGCAGCGCCTAACGCTGCATCGAGCACAGAACCTGCAACGCTAAATCAAACGATGAAAGAGGTACAGCAGCTGCAGCAGTCACAAAACTCAAGTAGCAACTCGGCAGCACAGACAAAGCCAACGGTAGATGCTAATCTTCAACAAGCAATTAATATTGCTCGTCATGATGCGGCAAAAGAGCTTAATCAACGTGTTGGGATGATGTTGAACCTGAATAATAAACAAGCTGAAATCAGGCTCGACCCACCAGAGCTTGGGGCGTTGCAAATTCGCATAAAAAGCGATGCTGAGCAAGCTCAGGTGAATTTTGTGGTACAAAACCAACAAGCAAAAGAAATGCTTGAGCAATCTTTACCTAGACTCAGAGAAATGTTGGCCGAGCAGGGTATTGAGCTTGGTGAAAGTCACATTTCACATGGTCAAAGTGAAGGCCAAGAGGGGCAAAGCGATGGCCAGGGTCAATACGGTAGCGGACAACAGGGCAGTGATGATGAGCAAGCAATGGCATCAGGCGCACAACAAAGACAGCAGAGAAATAGTGATTCGGCAATAGATTACTATGCCTAA